AATGGTATTAAAAACTCTTCTTCATACTTCATTTTtggtattcatatttgtttggTTGATACCTCTACTATCATGAAAATATCAACGCATCGATAAAACTTACCACTCTAACTCGATCTAATGAGAACTTTTCTCCAGCTCTTGGGTCGGGATTCCGTGATTTCTTCAACATCGTCCTGTCCTGTTCGTGTTGACTTAATATTTCCCAAAGAAAAGGACTTTCTAGTTTATATATATCAAGGGACTTGTAAACTCTCCTAGTTTTAGGATCTCTTCTCATCAAGTTGAACTTTCTAAACTGAAACTCCTATCAGCAGCATAATCCACAAAGCTGTACAAAGGCATCACTCGGTCTCCATACTTCTCAAATCCTTCCAATTCCTTCTTTGCTTTGGTCCTCAGCTCCTCTGCCACCTCCTTGGCCTTCTCAATCCCATATACTCCAACATAGCTCttcccttttctcttcttacTCTCGTCGGTTTGATCGAGTTTCTTTGCTTGTTCTTTCCGAATATCGTCTACTACCTGATACAACACGCCGACCGCTCTTCCGTACCTTCTCAATCTCTGTACCTCATGGTCTTCTGCTCCAGCTAGAAGTCCTCCGCACACTGCGGAGCATTGGCTCATTTcaccaaatttcttttcttggacGAATTCGATGGAGTTGGGGCCTCCCTCAAGGTCAAGAAACTGTCCTGCTGCCATGCCTCTGGAACCAACGGCTTTGGCAATCTCGGCAACCACACGGAGCAAGCGGGACTCGGGAACGAGGTCGAATGGTGTGTGTGAGACAATGTGTTGAAAGCCAAGGGGAAAAAGTGCATCACCAGCGAGAATTGCCATGTCAACACCATAAACTGTATGGTTTGAAGGTTGGCCGCGACGTGAGGGATCGTCATCCATGCAAGGAAGGTCATCATGGATCAATGAAGCTGCATGAACCTGCCAAAGGATCAATGATCAATTTAATACACTAGTTTGAAGTGTGACAAGAGCTATTAAGAATAACCTAGCAACATGCAGTATATTGTTACAAAGGAGATGATGTTATCCGCATCGACTTTGATATCGCAAAGAGTCAATAAGCTCTCTCAATTCTTAAAACGCTAAAACTGTCTTCAAGAGTGATTAATTTTACTCTTGAATGTTAGATTTCACATTGCATCTCGCCATAACTTGTTTTTCATTCGAAGGGAGGTACATAATTCGGATTtgggtgttttttttaatagttcaACAACATGTGGAGATGAAGGGAGATTCAAACCTCTGACGTCTTAATTAAAAGCACGTGCCTTAACCAAaccaagaaaaagagaagtgCACAAATATAGTATAAGGTAAGAGAGCATACAAGTAAAGCATAACTGGAAAAGTGTATATAATACAGAATATGTTCCAACACTAC
This sequence is a window from Cucurbita pepo subsp. pepo cultivar mu-cu-16 chromosome LG04, ASM280686v2, whole genome shotgun sequence. Protein-coding genes within it:
- the LOC111792470 gene encoding heterodimeric geranylgeranyl pyrophosphate synthase small subunit, chloroplastic — translated: MCLSLSDIHRPFRLHFSTAKFTENKRGRASTMAFSIMAASSLRMNFGTKASIRCSSSSSSSSAVSSQAKSIQFDLKTYWKKLILEINQKLDEAVPIQYPDQIYEAMRYSVLANGAKRAPPVMCVAACELFGVDRLAAFPTACALEMVHAASLIHDDLPCMDDDPSRRGQPSNHTVYGVDMAILAGDALFPLGFQHIVSHTPFDLVPESRLLRVVAEIAKAVGSRGMAAGQFLDLEGGPNSIEFVQEKKFGEMSQCSAVCGGLLAGAEDHEVQRLRRYGRAVGVLYQVVDDIRKEQAKKLDQTDESKKRKGKSYVGVYGIEKAKEVAEELRTKAKKELEGFEKYGDRVMPLYSFVDYAADRSFSLESST